In Chitinophagaceae bacterium C216, the genomic stretch TAAGGTAAAAGATCGTATCCTCTGCGTGCTTTAAATTCGGAGAGAAAGTTTTTACTCCAATTCTGACTCCCAGCCTCCCAGCTATCGATATAAAATATTTTAAGCACTTCTCTGGCAAGTCCGGGATCGGTCATTTCAAACACTTTACCAAACCAATTATCAAAATGAAGTTTAATGGCCTCCGCATCAAATTTATCACATTCCAGACCTTTTGCTGCGCCGCCCGTTGCATTAGTATGCCCTGTAGAGGTATGGCCTATTCGCGTAATAATCCAGTTCGCATCATATGGTGGCGTCCAATGCAGCTGTCCGTCTTCATCCATCTTGTCTGTAATATTGATAATCCTGTCGAAAGGTATGGCATCTTCTTTGCGTACGCACAACTCATCTGTATTTGTTGCCACACGCCACACACTTCCATTCTTTGCTTCAATCTGATTAATTACCGGCTCATCACTCAAATAGATACCTTTTACCTTCAGTGAAGGTTTCCACTTAGCAGCATCCAAATCCTCAGCGCCCGGCTCCGAACCATCCTTACTCCACAGAAAACGAAAATACATTGCCGTTGTAGCGGGTATAGAAAAAGTATAGTCTTCATCGCTGTCCTGCCAGCCGTGCCTTGGCGGTTGTAATTTAATTATCGTGTCAAACTCGATTCCATTATAACCTGCCAATACCGTCAACCTTAGGGCCTGATAATTATTACCTCCAGTACGTATTTTCAGCGATCGTATCGTAAACGGTGAAGGATATTTATATTGAATCCAACAAGCAGTATCACTTTTAAAAGATTTGGTGTCATCTATCGGAAAAGCAAGGTAAGAAGCTCTTTCTCCTGTACTGGTGATAACAGTAGGTACCAGTACCGTATCACTAAATGCCTGCGCACAATTCGCTGGATAGGCAAATACTGCGACATCCTTATAAAAATTTTCGTTAGCCTTAGGTTGTTCTAATACGATAGGATCGTGTAAAGGTGCTTTTACATATGTTTTTGTCCACACCAGTTTTTGCATGGATTGCTCGGGCTTGATCCAAGGGCCACCAGCCAACGCAAATCCATCACTCATGTGCAGAGACATCTTCATGCCTAGACGTTTGCACTCTCTTAAGGCATGATTAATCATTTCCCACCATTGAGGAGATAATTGACGGGCAGGATGGGGATACGGAATCCGGGATACCGTATCATAAATACAAGCCAGATATACACCACCAATACCGTTATTACGTAACCCTTCGAGATCGGCGGTTATACCCTCTTTTGATACGGCGCCGTGCATCCAATACCAAAGCACCCAGGGTTTAGCTGACTCTGGAGGATTTCTAAATATTGCATCGATTGACGCCCCACTTTGTTGGCCATTTGCTACACGTAATCCCAGTGCTACTAAAACAGCAAGCAAAATTTTAAACCCAATATTCATCAGCAATCATTAAATCAGCGCTAAAGATATTCTTTTTAGCATAAGCATGCAATTTACAACTATCAAATTATAAAATTCCACTATCTAAATATTGGCATCCAGACGGACATATCGGATAGTCCTCTGTTGGCCCATGTAAAGTATGGGATCAGTTTAATCTGTGCGGTGTCCACTGTTTTTGGCACTTCATTATACAATCTACCTTCCCAATGATCAGCTTTCAATACCGGCAATTGAGCCTCCAATGCCATAATGCGAGTGTTAGCAATATAAGTGGGAACAGGTTTAAGATTGGCATCCACAGGCATCATAACATTAAATACGGAGTGCTCGGAGGCATCTGGTGATTCTATGCAATACACGATGGGGCCTCGTTTCACTGCTACTTGATTACGAGTTTCCTCTACGAGCGGATGCGATGCCAATAATGTTACCGGCATATCCAATTCAAGGGCGATTTTATCTCCCTGCTTCCATTTTTTATTCAATGCAAAATATTGCCCGCCTTTTACTACTTCTTCTTTACCATCCCAATAAATACGCGCATTTTCACACCAGTTGGGAATTCTTAGATAAACATTAAAACTTTTATCAGGAGTTTTTGTAAACACGATATTTACGTTTCCATCCCAGGGATAATCAGTCTGTTGTTTTAGTGAAACTTTACTTCCATCAGCAAGTGTAATATCAGCATTATTACTACTATAAATATTAATATAAAACCCCTCCCGGCTTACACTATACATATACTCGCCTACTTCGGCTAATGTGCGTACTAAATTTGGGGGACAGCAATTAGAAATATGAATATATGGCACACGACCTCCCGACCATCTTAGAATATACGGGAAAGTTTTATTATGTGCTAAAGGATTGGTATAAAAATATCCTGTGCCATCAAGGCTCACACCACTCAACACACTATTATACAAAGCAAGTTCAACAATATTCATATATCGCTCTTCTCCCGACAATAAAAACATGCGATAGTTCCATAATACATTCCCTATATTAGCGCAGGTCTCATTATGTGCTGTGAGATTAGGGAGTTGATAGTCGCGGCCATAGGCCTGATGCACACGCTGCACCGTGTCTGGATTGTAGGATATACCATCAACTGACACCCCATCGTACAAAGCCCCACAACCTCCCGTTACATACATCTTAGTATGGACAATATTATTCCAAAGACGGTCTAAAGTTGTTTTCAAGGTTTCATCGCCATTTTCCGCATACAGATCTGCCACACCTGCCATCAGATAATTAGCTCGCACAGCATGCCCTACGATACGCTGCATCTCTCTAAATGGTGCACGGTCACTATTATCATCCGTGCCGTCAGTAGTTCCTCTGATATCAATTAGCTTTTGTAGTAAACTCAGATATTTTGAGTACTGAGTAGTACGATATAGCTCAGCTAATCCCATATAATGTGAAGGGCAGATAGCATTTCGAGCTTGCTCCGGTGTGGCCTTATCATAAAACTCAATCAAAAAATCCGCAGCTTTAACAGCAATGTTTAGCAAAGATTTTTTTCCTGTCGCTCTATAATGCACACAGGCGGCTGTCATTAGATGTCCGAAATTATAAGCTTCGAAACTGAGCCTGTCATCAAACATCTTCACTACACCCGAAGTTTTCTGTTCGATAATATTCTTAGTATATATGTACCCATCGGGCCGTTGAGCTTTTTCAATAACAGCAATAGCTTCATCCATCCACTTATCCAATTGCTCATTCTTAGTTA encodes the following:
- the hypBA1 gene encoding Non-reducing end beta-L-arabinofuranosidase gives rise to the protein MKKFVLTILISIVSIWNLNAQDALVNTHRSPYAKLWGAGWSNIKFTEGFWRDRFEILNKVMIPSIWNIYTSDTVCYAFQNFKIAAGLEKGAFRGPSFHDGDFYKTLEALAAAYAVTKNEQLDKWMDEAIAVIEKAQRPDGYIYTKNIIEQKTSGVVKMFDDRLSFEAYNFGHLMTAACVHYRATGKKSLLNIAVKAADFLIEFYDKATPEQARNAICPSHYMGLAELYRTTQYSKYLSLLQKLIDIRGTTDGTDDNSDRAPFREMQRIVGHAVRANYLMAGVADLYAENGDETLKTTLDRLWNNIVHTKMYVTGGCGALYDGVSVDGISYNPDTVQRVHQAYGRDYQLPNLTAHNETCANIGNVLWNYRMFLLSGEERYMNIVELALYNSVLSGVSLDGTGYFYTNPLAHNKTFPYILRWSGGRVPYIHISNCCPPNLVRTLAEVGEYMYSVSREGFYINIYSSNNADITLADGSKVSLKQQTDYPWDGNVNIVFTKTPDKSFNVYLRIPNWCENARIYWDGKEEVVKGGQYFALNKKWKQGDKIALELDMPVTLLASHPLVEETRNQVAVKRGPIVYCIESPDASEHSVFNVMMPVDANLKPVPTYIANTRIMALEAQLPVLKADHWEGRLYNEVPKTVDTAQIKLIPYFTWANRGLSDMSVWMPIFR